One genomic region from Strix uralensis isolate ZFMK-TIS-50842 chromosome 5, bStrUra1, whole genome shotgun sequence encodes:
- the SLC25A3 gene encoding solute carrier family 25 member 3 isoform X2 has translation MFSSIVPLTRLNPFYAPHFQLIQDGVRKRAEPAEAPTTQRSLAAASAAEEYSCAYGSGRFFMLCGLGGIISCGTTHTALVPLDLVKCRIQVDPQKYKSIFNGFSVTVKEDGVRGLAKGWAPTFIGYSMQGLCKFGFYEVFKILYGNMLGEENAYLWRTSLYLAASASAEFFADIALAPMEAAKVRIQTQPGYANTLRQAVPKMFGEEGIWAFYKGVAPLWMRQIPYTMMKFACFERTVEALYKYVVPKPRSECTKGEQLVVTFIAGYIAGVFCAIVSHPADSVVSVLNKEKGSSASQVLMRLGFRGVWKGLFARIIMIGTLTALQWFIYDSVKVYFRLPRPPPPEMPESLKKKLGLTE, from the exons ATGTTCTCGTCCATCGTGCCGCTCACCCGGCTCAACCCCTTCTACGCGCCGCACTTCCAGCTGATCCAGGATGGGGTGAGGAAGCGTGCGGAGCCAGCGGAGGCGCCTACTACGCAGCGGAGCTTGGCGGCCGCATCCGCCGCTGAAG AATACAGCTGTGCGTATGGCTCAGGCAGATTCTTTATGCTTTGTGGCCTTGGTGGGATTATTAGCTGTGGAACAACACATACAGCACTGGTTCCTCTAGACCTGGTTAAATGCAGAATACAG GTTGATCCACAAAAATACAAGAGCATCTTCAATGGATTTTCAGTGACAGTCAAAGAAGATGGTGTTCGTGGCTTGGCTAAGGGATGGGCTCCTACCTTTATTGGATATTCCATGCAGGGGCTTTGTAAATTTGGTTTCTATGAAGTTTTCAAAATCCTGTATGGCAACATGCTGGGAGAG GAAAATGCATATCTGTGGCGTACTTCACTATATTTAGCTGCATCTGCCAgtgcagagttttttgctgaCATTGCTCTGGCTCCGATGGAAGCTGCTAAAGTTCGTATTCAGACACAGCCTGGATATGCAAACACTCTGCGGCAGGCTGTACCTAAAATGTTTGGAGAAGAAGGCATCTGGGC TTTCTATAAAGGTGTTGCTCCGCTATGGATGAGACAGATTCCATACACAATGATGAAATTTGCCTGCTTTGAGCGTACTGTTGAAGCTCTCTACAAGTATGTCGTTCCCAAGCCACGAAGTGAATGTACAAAAGGAGAACAGCTGGTAGTCACATTTATTGCAGGCTATATTG CTGGTGTGTTCTGCGCAATTGTTTCCCATCCTGCTGACTCCGTGGTGTCTGTGTTGAACAAAGAAAAGGGCAGTTCTGCTTCACAGGTTCTTATGAGGCTTGGATTCAGAG GTGTATGGAAAGGTCTGTTTGCACGTATCATTATGATTGGTACCCTGACTGCACTACAGTGGTTCATCTACGATTCTGTGAAGGTTTATTTCAGACTTCCTCGTCCACCTCCACCTGAAATGCCAGAATCTCTGAAGAAGAAGCTTGGTCTAACTGAATAG
- the SLC25A3 gene encoding solute carrier family 25 member 3 isoform X1 yields MFSSIVPLTRLNPFYAPHFQLIQDGVRKRAEPAEAPTTQRSLAAASAAEEYSCEYGSLKFYALCGVGGVLSCGLTHTAVVPLDLVKCRMQVDPQKYKSIFNGFSVTVKEDGVRGLAKGWAPTFIGYSMQGLCKFGFYEVFKILYGNMLGEENAYLWRTSLYLAASASAEFFADIALAPMEAAKVRIQTQPGYANTLRQAVPKMFGEEGIWAFYKGVAPLWMRQIPYTMMKFACFERTVEALYKYVVPKPRSECTKGEQLVVTFIAGYIAGVFCAIVSHPADSVVSVLNKEKGSSASQVLMRLGFRGVWKGLFARIIMIGTLTALQWFIYDSVKVYFRLPRPPPPEMPESLKKKLGLTE; encoded by the exons ATGTTCTCGTCCATCGTGCCGCTCACCCGGCTCAACCCCTTCTACGCGCCGCACTTCCAGCTGATCCAGGATGGGGTGAGGAAGCGTGCGGAGCCAGCGGAGGCGCCTACTACGCAGCGGAGCTTGGCGGCCGCATCCGCCGCTGAAG AATACAGTTGTGAATATGGCTCGCTCAAGTTTTATGCTCTCTGTGGCGTTGGTGGGGTCCTAAGTTGTGGCCTGACACACACTGCTGTTGTACCTCTGGATTTAGTGAAATGTCGTATGCAG GTTGATCCACAAAAATACAAGAGCATCTTCAATGGATTTTCAGTGACAGTCAAAGAAGATGGTGTTCGTGGCTTGGCTAAGGGATGGGCTCCTACCTTTATTGGATATTCCATGCAGGGGCTTTGTAAATTTGGTTTCTATGAAGTTTTCAAAATCCTGTATGGCAACATGCTGGGAGAG GAAAATGCATATCTGTGGCGTACTTCACTATATTTAGCTGCATCTGCCAgtgcagagttttttgctgaCATTGCTCTGGCTCCGATGGAAGCTGCTAAAGTTCGTATTCAGACACAGCCTGGATATGCAAACACTCTGCGGCAGGCTGTACCTAAAATGTTTGGAGAAGAAGGCATCTGGGC TTTCTATAAAGGTGTTGCTCCGCTATGGATGAGACAGATTCCATACACAATGATGAAATTTGCCTGCTTTGAGCGTACTGTTGAAGCTCTCTACAAGTATGTCGTTCCCAAGCCACGAAGTGAATGTACAAAAGGAGAACAGCTGGTAGTCACATTTATTGCAGGCTATATTG CTGGTGTGTTCTGCGCAATTGTTTCCCATCCTGCTGACTCCGTGGTGTCTGTGTTGAACAAAGAAAAGGGCAGTTCTGCTTCACAGGTTCTTATGAGGCTTGGATTCAGAG GTGTATGGAAAGGTCTGTTTGCACGTATCATTATGATTGGTACCCTGACTGCACTACAGTGGTTCATCTACGATTCTGTGAAGGTTTATTTCAGACTTCCTCGTCCACCTCCACCTGAAATGCCAGAATCTCTGAAGAAGAAGCTTGGTCTAACTGAATAG
- the IKBIP gene encoding inhibitor of nuclear factor kappa-B kinase-interacting protein isoform X3, which produces MRFTPLSDYKMSEVKQRKKGISSFKTNKGSQKVEKHSNCGKLASPRTSHNWSSFWMDSRTSFSIIFLAVCLVLIWFLFQQSGQFADMEEKYNFLQQKAEKFLDVENKINLISEKCEKTWNVMEQLEDLQIISHIKHLQEDIYTMKIWSSSIIKKQEQLQKNLTTLFHAVSSVEQNAASVAKNITLTIVTVKTDIRRISGLVSDMTALTNSLQTLEDKVEKGEKMTVKNIGDLLTSSIDRSTELQNLASSNGRKIEQIKTALSELRSDFNKHSDRFLNLEGDRAKVLKTVTFANDLKPKMYKLKKDFAILEPLINDLTLRIGRLVEDVLRREKEIALLNEKFSNLTRVQTEIKDMKDEVTKISDMN; this is translated from the exons ATGCGTTTTACGCCTTTATCTGACTAT aaaatgtctgaagttaagcagaggaaaaaaggtatttcttcGTTCAAGACCAATAAAGGTTCTCAAAAGGTTGAGAAGCACAGTAACTGTGGGAAGCTGGCAAGTCCCAGGACCAGCCATAATTGGAGTTCCTTTTGGATGGACTCACGAACGAGCTTCAGCATAATTTTCCTTGCTGTTTGTCTGGTGCTGATCTG GTTCCTATTTCAGCAGTCAGGTCAATTTGCTGATATGGAAGAAAAGTACAATTTCTTAcagcaaaaagctgaaaaattcctggatgtggaaaataaaattaacttaatttctGAAAAG TGTGAAAAGACTTGGAACGTAATGGAACAGCTGGAAGatcttcaaataatttctcacaTTAAACATTTGCAGGAAGATATTTATACAATGAAAATATGGTCTAGCAGcataattaaaaaacaagaacaacTGCAGAAGAATTTGACAACTCTTTTTCATGCAGTTTCAAGTGTTGAACAGAATGCAGCTTCTGTAGCAAAAAACATAACTTTGACGATTGTGACAGTAAAAACTGACATAAGGCGCATTTCAGGCCTAGTCTCAGATATGACTGCGTTGACAAATTCTCTGCAAACACTAGAAGATAAAGTAGAAAAAGGTGAGAAGATGACAGTAAAAAATATAGGTGACCTACTTACCAGTAGCATTGACCGAAGTACAGAACTACAAAACTTGGCATCCAGTAACGGAAGAAAAATTGAGCAAATTAAGACAGCATTATCTGAGTTAAGGAGTGACTTTAACAAGCATTCGGATAGATTTTTAAATCTCGAAGGTGACAGAGCAAAAGTTCTCAAGACTGTTACATTTGCAAATGATTTAAAACCCAAGATGTACAAACTTAAAAAGGATTTTGCCATCCTGGAGCCATTAATAAACGACCTAACACTGAGAATAGGAAGATTAGTGGAGGACGTATTACGACGGGAGAAGGAAATTGCTTTACTGAATGAGAAATTTTCCAATCTAACAAGAGTTCAAACTGAGATCAAAGATATGAAAGATGAAGTAACCAAGATTTCAGACATGAATTGA
- the IKBIP gene encoding inhibitor of nuclear factor kappa-B kinase-interacting protein isoform X1: MRFTPLSDYKMSEVKQRKKGISSFKTNKGSQKVEKHSNCGKLASPRTSHNWSSFWMDSRTSFSIIFLAVCLVLIWFLFQQSGQFADMEEKYNFLQQKAEKFLDVENKINLISEKLESSESILREAASSISVMTEFEQEIPYLHNIINDIQNNQQTLSIKMQSINEKFQNVTNSWRRSLDEMNTNTSGLKSEAKFIHTEVTSQINEFDQRIKSLSERVRDSEDSTARNIKTLKRQEDDEFSRVEHKLDLHAKAVEKLEQQQNSLVAKDTDLNQKLVNYEPKIEECKTHLPAIENAIHSILRLSSELLSMEKKIEDLTTQLYTVENRMLKTVSHTVAMQKVLEGMQYNDNILKMQNEIVVLEEVVHDIKVSSKAKASCNLENDQNGDK; encoded by the exons ATGCGTTTTACGCCTTTATCTGACTAT aaaatgtctgaagttaagcagaggaaaaaaggtatttcttcGTTCAAGACCAATAAAGGTTCTCAAAAGGTTGAGAAGCACAGTAACTGTGGGAAGCTGGCAAGTCCCAGGACCAGCCATAATTGGAGTTCCTTTTGGATGGACTCACGAACGAGCTTCAGCATAATTTTCCTTGCTGTTTGTCTGGTGCTGATCTG GTTCCTATTTCAGCAGTCAGGTCAATTTGCTGATATGGAAGAAAAGTACAATTTCTTAcagcaaaaagctgaaaaattcctggatgtggaaaataaaattaacttaatttctGAAAAG CTTGAGTCTTCTGAAAGTATCCTACGAGAAGCTGCCTCATCCATCTCTGTGATGACGGAGTTTGAGCAGGAAATACCTTATCTTCATAACATCATAAATGATATTCAGAACAATCAACAGACTCTCTCTATAAAGATGCAGAGCATTAATGAGAAGTTCCAAAATGTTACAAATTCCTGGAGAAGAAGCTTGGATGAAATGAACACAAACACTAGTGGTTTAAAATCTGAAGCAAAGTTCATACATACAGAAGTTACTTCCCAAATTAATGAATTTGACCAAAGAATTAAATCCCTTTCAGAGAGAGTAAGAGATTCAGAAGACAGTACAGCCAGAAATATCAAAACACTAAAAAGGCAAGAAGATGATGAATTCTCTAGAGTTGAACATAAGTTGGACTTGCATGCAAAGGCAGTTGAAAAGCTAGAACAACAACAGAATAGTCTGGTAGCCAAGGACACAGACCTGAATCAGAAACTTGTGAACTATGAACCTAAAATTGAGGAGTGCAAGACCCATTTGCCAGCAATTGAAAATGCTATTCACTCTATTCTTAGATTATCAAGTGAATTGCTAAGTATGGAGAAAAAGATCGAGGACTTGACAACACAGCTATATACTGTTGAAAATCGTATGTTGAAAACTGTTTCCCATACAGTGGCGATGCAAAAGGTTCTTGAAGGCATGCAGTACAATGACAAcatactgaaaatgcaaaatgaaatagtGGTTTTAGAAGAAGTAGTGCATGACATAAAAGTATcttcaaaagcaaaagcaagctgTAACTTAGAAAATGACCAGAATGGGGATAAGTGA
- the IKBIP gene encoding inhibitor of nuclear factor kappa-B kinase-interacting protein isoform X2 yields MSEVKQRKKGISSFKTNKGSQKVEKHSNCGKLASPRTSHNWSSFWMDSRTSFSIIFLAVCLVLIWFLFQQSGQFADMEEKYNFLQQKAEKFLDVENKINLISEKLESSESILREAASSISVMTEFEQEIPYLHNIINDIQNNQQTLSIKMQSINEKFQNVTNSWRRSLDEMNTNTSGLKSEAKFIHTEVTSQINEFDQRIKSLSERVRDSEDSTARNIKTLKRQEDDEFSRVEHKLDLHAKAVEKLEQQQNSLVAKDTDLNQKLVNYEPKIEECKTHLPAIENAIHSILRLSSELLSMEKKIEDLTTQLYTVENRMLKTVSHTVAMQKVLEGMQYNDNILKMQNEIVVLEEVVHDIKVSSKAKASCNLENDQNGDK; encoded by the exons atgtctgaagttaagcagaggaaaaaaggtatttcttcGTTCAAGACCAATAAAGGTTCTCAAAAGGTTGAGAAGCACAGTAACTGTGGGAAGCTGGCAAGTCCCAGGACCAGCCATAATTGGAGTTCCTTTTGGATGGACTCACGAACGAGCTTCAGCATAATTTTCCTTGCTGTTTGTCTGGTGCTGATCTG GTTCCTATTTCAGCAGTCAGGTCAATTTGCTGATATGGAAGAAAAGTACAATTTCTTAcagcaaaaagctgaaaaattcctggatgtggaaaataaaattaacttaatttctGAAAAG CTTGAGTCTTCTGAAAGTATCCTACGAGAAGCTGCCTCATCCATCTCTGTGATGACGGAGTTTGAGCAGGAAATACCTTATCTTCATAACATCATAAATGATATTCAGAACAATCAACAGACTCTCTCTATAAAGATGCAGAGCATTAATGAGAAGTTCCAAAATGTTACAAATTCCTGGAGAAGAAGCTTGGATGAAATGAACACAAACACTAGTGGTTTAAAATCTGAAGCAAAGTTCATACATACAGAAGTTACTTCCCAAATTAATGAATTTGACCAAAGAATTAAATCCCTTTCAGAGAGAGTAAGAGATTCAGAAGACAGTACAGCCAGAAATATCAAAACACTAAAAAGGCAAGAAGATGATGAATTCTCTAGAGTTGAACATAAGTTGGACTTGCATGCAAAGGCAGTTGAAAAGCTAGAACAACAACAGAATAGTCTGGTAGCCAAGGACACAGACCTGAATCAGAAACTTGTGAACTATGAACCTAAAATTGAGGAGTGCAAGACCCATTTGCCAGCAATTGAAAATGCTATTCACTCTATTCTTAGATTATCAAGTGAATTGCTAAGTATGGAGAAAAAGATCGAGGACTTGACAACACAGCTATATACTGTTGAAAATCGTATGTTGAAAACTGTTTCCCATACAGTGGCGATGCAAAAGGTTCTTGAAGGCATGCAGTACAATGACAAcatactgaaaatgcaaaatgaaatagtGGTTTTAGAAGAAGTAGTGCATGACATAAAAGTATcttcaaaagcaaaagcaagctgTAACTTAGAAAATGACCAGAATGGGGATAAGTGA